A single window of Selenomonadales bacterium DNA harbors:
- the recA gene encoding recombinase RecA: MAERGAAHDKMTALDNAIRQIEKDFGKGSIMKLGEVAAKMHVEVIPTGTLSLDIALGVGGVPRGRVIEIYGPESSGKTTVALHVIAQAQKMGGIAAFIDAEHALDPAYAKKLGVDTDNLLISQPDNGEQALEIADALVRSGAIDIVVVDSVAALVPKAEIEGEMGDSHVGLQARLMSQAMRKLTGIISKSRTTAIFINQIREKVGIMFGNPETTTGGRALKFYASVRLDVRKVDTLKQGNDMVGNRTRIKVVKNKIAPPFKQAEFDIMYGQGISHEGCLIDIGTDLDIIDKSGAWYSYSGERLGQGRENAKEFLKENTAVAIEIERKIREKLNIGGMIAETEE, from the coding sequence ATGGCAGAAAGAGGAGCCGCACACGATAAAATGACAGCGTTAGATAATGCAATTCGCCAGATCGAAAAAGATTTCGGTAAAGGCTCGATCATGAAACTGGGCGAAGTCGCCGCAAAAATGCACGTAGAAGTGATTCCGACAGGAACACTTTCTCTTGATATTGCACTTGGAGTCGGCGGCGTACCGCGCGGCAGAGTCATCGAGATCTATGGTCCCGAATCGTCCGGTAAAACGACAGTCGCACTCCATGTGATCGCTCAAGCACAAAAAATGGGCGGCATTGCAGCCTTCATTGACGCAGAACACGCACTTGATCCTGCGTATGCAAAAAAACTCGGTGTCGATACCGACAATCTCTTGATCTCCCAGCCGGATAACGGCGAGCAAGCACTTGAGATCGCAGATGCCCTCGTAAGAAGCGGTGCTATCGACATCGTAGTCGTTGACTCCGTTGCCGCACTCGTTCCGAAAGCAGAGATCGAAGGCGAAATGGGCGACTCGCACGTAGGCCTTCAGGCACGTCTTATGTCGCAGGCAATGCGTAAATTGACGGGTATCATCAGCAAATCGCGCACAACGGCTATCTTTATCAATCAGATTCGTGAAAAAGTTGGTATTATGTTTGGCAATCCGGAAACAACGACAGGTGGTCGTGCACTCAAATTCTACGCATCTGTCCGCCTTGACGTTCGCAAAGTCGACACTTTAAAACAAGGCAACGACATGGTGGGTAACCGCACACGCATCAAAGTTGTTAAAAATAAGATCGCTCCGCCGTTCAAGCAGGCAGAATTTGATATTATGTATGGTCAAGGCATCTCGCATGAAGGATGTCTTATTGATATCGGTACCGATCTTGATATCATCGATAAAAGCGGTGCATGGTATTCGTACAGTGGAGAGCGACTTGGTCAAGGTCGTGAAAATGCCAAAGAATTCTTGAAGGAAAATACGGCAGTTGCTATTGAAATTGAACGTAAAATCCGTGAAAAGCTCAATATTGGCGGTATGATCGCTGAAACAGAGGAATAA